The Pseudomonadota bacterium genome has a segment encoding these proteins:
- a CDS encoding fumarylacetoacetate hydrolase family protein: protein MFHPSKIIAIGLNYFDHAEELKMSVPKYPLIFMKPPTAVIQHNETIICPPQSREVHYEGELAVIIKNKTRSISIKDAPRHIIGYTCANDVTARDLQREDGQWTRAKSFDTFCPLGPKIVSNLDPFNLDICTRVNGVERQHSNTKNMIFNVFELVSFISGIMTMMPGDVIITGTPPGVGAIEAGDVVEVEIEGIGILRNTVARRE from the coding sequence ATGTTCCATCCATCGAAGATTATAGCTATCGGGCTTAATTATTTCGATCACGCAGAGGAACTGAAGATGTCTGTTCCGAAATACCCGTTAATCTTTATGAAGCCCCCTACTGCTGTAATTCAGCATAATGAGACAATTATTTGTCCTCCACAAAGCAGGGAAGTCCACTACGAGGGTGAACTTGCTGTGATCATAAAAAACAAAACAAGAAGCATCTCCATAAAGGATGCCCCCCGCCATATTATAGGCTATACGTGCGCCAACGATGTTACCGCAAGGGATTTGCAGAGGGAGGACGGCCAGTGGACACGAGCAAAATCGTTTGATACGTTCTGCCCACTCGGTCCCAAAATAGTCTCGAATTTGGATCCCTTTAACCTGGACATCTGTACGAGGGTTAATGGTGTTGAAAGGCAACACTCAAACACAAAAAACATGATCTTTAACGTATTTGAACTTGTTTCTTTTATATCGGGAATTATGACAATGATGCCGGGCGATGTTATTATTACAGGGACACCCCCGGGGGTTGGGGCAATTGAGGCTGGAGACGTGGTGGAAGTTGAAATAGAGGGAATCGGGATTTTGAGAAACACAGTTGCCCGGAGAGAATGA
- a CDS encoding M48 family metalloprotease — protein MYIFIKYAAIRNLLAFSFISLVLFAVVGCATNPVTGQSQFMLVSEEQEIQIGKELYPNAMWGAEGGGGEFKDERVKAYLKNVVLNIHKVSHRPNLPVDFAIQNSSVPNAWAIPGHVVITRGLLAGLDNEAEFAFVMGHEMGHVSARHSASQMSLGILHQTLLAGAGIALAGSDYSDATLSLGALGSSLLLLKYSRVDELEADGLGVQYMTKLGYNPKNAVSAHMNLEKVSNEYMKSLGKGTQERGFFEDLLSTHPRTSVRIDEIQNIINHTSSFALKGDGVNRQEFQTMIAGTKNINNTYIAHYDKAVRALNNKNLDEAVAQITKAINIDQTQAPFYSLSGFIMLRKKNPENAEKYFNYALRLDNNYQPALRGMGAIRYIKGNYAESMQYLKKSIALFPEDMHAHYFLGMSYFKTNTYKTALNHLKLFADTHPKHPEIHGVLGTCYENVNDPSSAYKEYAMQLKVAPNSDMGKRAAGRLQALGVKVK, from the coding sequence ATGTATATATTCATCAAATATGCGGCTATCAGAAATTTACTTGCCTTTTCCTTTATATCTCTTGTTCTCTTTGCTGTCGTTGGCTGTGCCACAAATCCCGTAACAGGGCAGAGCCAATTCATGCTTGTTTCGGAAGAACAGGAAATTCAAATAGGCAAGGAGTTATACCCCAATGCCATGTGGGGCGCCGAAGGCGGCGGAGGCGAGTTTAAAGACGAGAGAGTGAAAGCATATCTCAAAAATGTTGTATTGAATATCCACAAGGTATCCCACAGGCCTAATCTGCCGGTAGATTTTGCGATTCAAAACAGTTCTGTCCCTAATGCATGGGCAATACCGGGACATGTTGTTATTACAAGGGGGTTGCTTGCAGGGCTGGATAATGAAGCCGAGTTTGCCTTTGTTATGGGCCATGAAATGGGCCATGTATCTGCACGCCATTCCGCAAGCCAGATGTCTCTGGGAATACTCCACCAGACTTTATTGGCCGGAGCGGGTATAGCTCTTGCCGGGAGCGATTATTCCGATGCTACTCTTTCGCTCGGCGCGTTGGGAAGCAGCTTATTACTGCTAAAATACAGCAGGGTTGACGAACTTGAAGCAGACGGTCTTGGCGTCCAGTATATGACAAAGCTTGGTTATAACCCGAAAAATGCGGTTAGCGCCCACATGAACCTCGAGAAGGTATCGAACGAATATATGAAATCCCTCGGGAAAGGTACACAGGAAAGGGGGTTTTTTGAAGACCTGCTTTCCACCCACCCCAGGACATCTGTGAGGATTGACGAGATTCAGAATATCATCAACCATACTTCTTCGTTTGCACTTAAGGGAGATGGCGTAAACAGGCAGGAATTTCAGACCATGATTGCCGGTACAAAAAATATAAATAATACATATATTGCCCACTATGATAAGGCTGTCAGGGCATTGAACAATAAAAATCTCGACGAAGCCGTGGCCCAGATAACAAAGGCTATCAATATAGATCAAACACAGGCACCTTTTTACAGTTTAAGCGGTTTTATCATGCTCAGAAAGAAAAACCCTGAAAACGCCGAGAAGTATTTCAATTATGCCCTGCGTCTTGACAATAATTACCAGCCTGCATTGAGGGGCATGGGCGCAATCCGCTATATAAAAGGAAATTATGCTGAAAGCATGCAGTATTTAAAGAAAAGTATTGCCCTTTTCCCTGAGGATATGCATGCCCATTACTTTCTCGGCATGAGCTATTTTAAAACAAATACCTACAAAACAGCCCTAAATCACCTTAAACTCTTTGCCGATACACATCCGAAACACCCTGAGATACACGGTGTTCTAGGGACATGCTATGAGAACGTAAATGATCCAAGCTCTGCCTATAAAGAATATGC